The sequence TCCAAAGAAAAGTACAATGAATAGAAGTAAAAAGAGAATAACCGTTCCATTCACAAACCCCTTCTTTTTTTAGTGGCTGTCTTATAAATTCACTTTTACTCATCATAACCTATCCTGAGAAAAAAAGTCAAGAAGGTTTAATGTCTTTATTTCAACTTCACTATTTCAAACTTTTTCCCTACTGTTGAAATAAGGCTTTATAACCCAAACTAAAATAATAATGATCAATACAAGTGCTATAAATTGTTCGATCTTTTTAATTTTTCCAAAAACATGTTCTGCACCTGTACCCAATATGTACCCTAATGATATTCCCAACATACTCCATACTATGATACCCAGTGTATTAAAAAGAGTAAATTTTTTATGAAGATACCCATAAGTACCCAGTGTTACAGGAAACAATATCGCACCACTATAAATAAATCGTCCACTAAAGGCTAACCAGATTCCCCGTTTTTTTACAGAGTCTTCAAGCTTTTTTATTCTTTGTTGAAGTAATGGAAATCTGTTTAGTATATTTTGACCATAATATCTACCTACAAAGTACCAAAACTGATCGCCTATAAGTGCTCCAAATATAGCCACAAGTATCGTCTCTTCTAAAGATAACATCCCAAAATAACACAATATCCCAGAGACAATGATCATAATGGTTCCTTCAGTCATCATACCAAAAAATACAATCCATAAACCATATTGTGAAACAAGTGGTGTAAATTCTTCCAACATACTTTTTTATCCTTATTTTATCATTATACTTAATTGTAAATATAACCTTATAATACATACATAATATGGCTATTTTTATATTAATGAATTCAATGTTGACGGTGAGGGATTGGAACTATTGAAACCCCTTATTCTGCATACCATATGCATCTTATCTATATTCTTCTCTATGTCTCTACGATTACGAAAAACGTTTCAAAACTCCCAACACGTAATCGATATCTTCTACTGTATGATTGGCAGAAACCTGAAACCTTATCTCCTCATCTCCCTTTGGAACTACGGGAAAGTTCAGGCCTGTGGCAAGAATGCCATTCTCAAAAAGATGCTTCACTAGTCTGGAAGTCTTTTTTGTATCCCTTATCATAAGAGGTACAATGGGATGCTCTCCCGGTATGATTTCATAACCAAGATCTTTTAACCCCTCTTCAAGCTGGCGGGTGAGTGTGCGAAGCTTTTCTAGTAATTTCAGACCATGGGGGCTGTCAAGTATATCAAGAGACTTCATGGCCGCTGCTGCTTCAGAGGGGGTAATGGGATTGGAAAAGATATAAAAAGGGGCTGTCTCTCTCAGATAATCAATGACGGTTTCACTCGAAACCACATAGCCGCCATTGACGCCGAGGGCCTTTCCGAGGGTTGCAATGTGGATATCGGCTTTTGTACCGGTCACCTCCTCTGTTCCCCGACCGGTCTTACCGAAGGCCCCCACACCGTGTGAGTCGTCGACAACCGTAATGATCCCCTCTTCAAACTTTTCTTCATATCTTTTGCAGATACCAACGATCTCATTAAGGGGTGCATGGTCTCCCCGCATACTGAAAATACCGTCGGTCACAACGATGATCCGTCTGCATTTGCCGGAGTATCGCTTGATGGTACCTTCAAGCTCTTCCATATCAAGGTGCCTATATACCGCTTTTTCAGCGGGGTGTGCCAGCCTGATGGCGTTGATGATGCAGTTATGGTTCAATTCATCACTGATGACAACCGTCTCTTCTGTTATAAGCTGCGGGAGGACGCCCATAACGGCAGAATAGGCGGCACTGAAGATCATTGCGGCTTCTCTACTGCAGAAGGTGGCCAGTTTCTTTTCGAGTGTCACATGAGGCTCAAAGGTACCGCTGATAAAACGGACGGCACCCGGCCCGCTACCAAATCGGTATGACGCCTCCTCTTCGGCTTGAATGACATCTTTATTTATTGATAAGCCTAGGTAGCTGTTGGAATTCATCTGCAAGAAAGACTTATTTCCCTCTCCTTCGAGGGTAACCCTCGGTCCGAAACCACCTTCTGCTCCCATGATCCCGGTGATGATCTTTTCATGCCGTTTACTGGCACCCTTTGAATCTATGGCTTCAAGCTGTTGCTTTAAAGGAATTTCAAGCTTTTCAAGTGACATTGGAGTTCTCCTTTTTCAACTGTTCGATCATATCTTTCGTCATTGATTCCATATCATATTCGGGCTGCCAGCCCCATTCGGCTCTTGCTGCGCTGTCATCCATTTTATGAGGCCAGCTGTCGGCGATTTCCTGCCTTATGGGGTCGACTTCGTAAGTCATGCTAAAATCGGGGAGCTCTTTTTTAATGGAATCATATAATTGCTCCGGAGTAAAACTCATAGCCGTGATATTATAGGCATTACGGTGGGTCAGCATCCCCGCATCCGCCTCCATAAGCTCGATGACCGCCCGAATGGCATCGGGCATGTACATCATGTCCAGACGCGTTCCTTCTTTCAGAAAGCATCGGTAGGGTTCGTTTTTTACAGCAGCATAGAAGATCTCAACGGCATAATCGGTTGTTCCTCCACCTGGCGGTGTTTTATAGGAGATCAAGCCGGGAAAGCGGACTCCGCGGACATCCATATCATACTTTTTAACGTAGTAGTCGCAAAGCAGTTCACCAGCCACTTTTGTAATACCATAAAGCGTATTGGGACGCTGGATAGTCACCTGAGGGGTATTGTCCGGTGGTGTGGATGGCCCAAAGGCCCCGATTGAGCTAGGGAAGAAGAGCATGCAGTGAGAGTGACGGGAAACTTCAAGGACCGTCTGTAACCCATTCATATTGACATGCCATGCAAGCTGGGGGTTCTCTTCCGCTTTTGCCGAAAGAAGCGCTGCAAGATGATAGATAGTATCAATGCTGTACCTTTTTACAAGAGCTGAAATGGCTTCGTCATCTGTCGTGTCAATGATCTCATAGGGGCCGGAATCAATAAATGCATCATCGGGCTTCCTACGGTGTCCCGCAGCCACTACATTGTCTCTTCCATATTTATCTCTGAGAACAGGGACGAGCTCAGAGCCTATCTGACCTGTTGCACCGGTGACTAATATCCGTTTCATTTTTTTTCCTGTTGCATCATAATATTTTTTCCCTGCCAACATGGAAGGATTCAACAAGCCATATCTCTTATTAAGGTCTAACCTTCTTTGTTTTGTAAGTTCTACTGTTTTCAAGACATCTTTTAAGAAAAATTCTTACTTATTGTAGCATCATTCTAGTGAACCAATAGGAAACATTACATACAGGTTTTCAGACTCTGCCAAATGACTATACAGTCGATATTTTTTCATGACGACATAATCATACTGATCATTGTCTTTACTTCGTTCTATGAATTGTCGTATAATGAAGGAGTATTATGAAGAAGGGTTAACATGAAAAAGATTATGATATTAAGCGGTGCCGGACTCTCTGCTGAAAGTGGCATCCATACCTTTAGGGACCATGATGGCCTTTGGGAAAATCACGATGTCATGAAAGTCTGCTCTACGCAAGGGTGGATCGAAGATCACAAATATGTCACCCGTTTTTACAACGAAAGAAGACGTGATCTTGAATTTAAAGAGCCTAATCCTGCGCATAAGGTGCTGGCCCAACTTGAACATGACTATCGCGGTAGACTCATCCACCTGACCCAAAATATAGATAACCTTATGGAGAAAGCGGGTGCCAAAGATGTGATACACCTTCACGGTACACTCACTGATCTACGGTGTGAAGCTTGTACAGAGACGTTTAATGTTGGTTATGCACCTCAAGAAGGCAATGAATATTGTCCGCATTGTGGCAATACAAGGGTCCGCCACAATGTTGTCATGTTTGGCGAAGCTGCACCAGAGTACAGCCACATCCAAGAGGCTATCAGACATAGTACTCTTTTCATCGCTATTGGTACCAGCGGCACTGTGATCGACATTGTTCCCATTGCAAAAGAGTTTAAACACTCTATTCTTATTGATCCTAAACGTCATGGGACTGCAAGTAAATTTGACCCTCATACATACATAGATGAGTACTTTGAGCATTTCATTCAAAAAAAAGCGGGTGAAGCAATGGATGACATGATGGCTATTATCAAAGATCATATGGATGGTCGATTATAATTAGAAATCCATTATATGGTATTTATAGATTTTATATAGTGTATGGTGGACAGCGAGGGAATCACACACTAGATTAAATCCCTTAAACGCCTTAAAATATAATGACTTTACATTTTCTTCAATGTGCTGAAAGAGTATATTGTTAAATCTTGTTTATTCATACTTATTTCACACTTTTACTTTACAATTCTCTCATCTTTTAAAGAAAGAAAGGAAAAATATGAAAAAAATTATGATAGCACTACTTTTTGTAGCAGGTTTGGCATCGGTAGCTTCGGCACATCACATGGCAGCGTATGATGACGCAGGTATCTATATCCCTGAAACATCGCCGCACTTGGATATGGTGTTTTAATAACCCTTACTTCTCCCGCTTTTTAGGATAATAATCCTACTTTAATACATGCCCGATTTTGGGCATGTATCCTTTATCTTAAAAACTTTTACTTTTTTATGTACTAGATCCGTCCTCAAATCCAGACTCTTACTCATTTTTATCGTTTAATCACTGTAGTAGAAATCCATATCAAAGGTTATTAGATATCGAATCTTGACACGCTTGAGAGAAAGGATCCAATATACAAGGATCCAATGGACATCCCGTTGCAGTAGGATCCACCAAACAAGGATCATACCCTGGACATCCAGGTGTTGTCAATGGATTATTTATTACACAAGGATCCAAAGGACATCCCGTAGCAGTAGGATCCATATCACATAAGTCTTTAACTGTGATATTTACATCAGCAATATTAGAGGATGCTTGATTTTCATCAACTACTTTAAAGGTAAAGTGATCCGGTCCACTGTAACCTTGGTTCGGTGTATATGTTACATCACCCGTAGTTTCATCAATTAAAACAATATTTCCGTTTGATGTATTGGTTTCAATCACAAAAGTGAATGTATCATTGTCTTTATCACTACCTGTTAACTTGAAGTCTGTTGGAGTTTCGTAATCAACTGTAATATTCTTATCATCTGCCATGGGTGCATTATTATAATTACCCCTTGTAAGGTTTGATTTAATAACATTTATGTTTATGGTTGTTGTTATAGATGTTTTATTCAGATTATCATCATAAGAATTTTCAGTTAGTTGGATAGAGTCTTCACCAATATAATCGGTTGTAGGTGTGTATAATACTTTATAAACATCAAAATCAACATTATCGCCGCCCCCACTACAGCCATAAGGATTAAAACAAATTTTTCTCGTAATAGTTCCAGGAACAATTTTTACCGTGCCATGCGTTGGATATTTCACTAGTTCATAAGGTTCTACCCCCTCACTATAGTTTTTTCTTTCAAAATCATGAACCATCACATCTACACTATTCATTGGAACTTCTACATCTTTTTCTTCATCCCCACATCCTGTTAATATTAATGTTTGAAATATCAACACACTTATAAGAAAAATATATTTCCCTAATTTTTGTCTCATCTTTTCCCCTTTTTTAAAGATGCATAAATTATATATAAAACATGCTAATAAAATTCTATATCTATATTACTTTATATAATAACTTACTATATTATGTTACTGTTTCTCCTCGTTCCCACGTACACCGTCCAAACAAGGAGAAAGGAGAAATCAGTATTTACATTCCGTTAGTGTAAATCATATAAACTTCTTCTACATAGCAACCAAAAACATGAAATTTATTTTTCATGATTAACTCCTCAACTTTAAAC is a genomic window of Sulfurovum sp. XGS-02 containing:
- a CDS encoding DedA family protein, coding for MLEEFTPLVSQYGLWIVFFGMMTEGTIMIIVSGILCYFGMLSLEETILVAIFGALIGDQFWYFVGRYYGQNILNRFPLLQQRIKKLEDSVKKRGIWLAFSGRFIYSGAILFPVTLGTYGYLHKKFTLFNTLGIIVWSMLGISLGYILGTGAEHVFGKIKKIEQFIALVLIIIILVWVIKPYFNSREKV
- a CDS encoding aminotransferase class I/II-fold pyridoxal phosphate-dependent enzyme → MSLEKLEIPLKQQLEAIDSKGASKRHEKIITGIMGAEGGFGPRVTLEGEGNKSFLQMNSNSYLGLSINKDVIQAEEEASYRFGSGPGAVRFISGTFEPHVTLEKKLATFCSREAAMIFSAAYSAVMGVLPQLITEETVVISDELNHNCIINAIRLAHPAEKAVYRHLDMEELEGTIKRYSGKCRRIIVVTDGIFSMRGDHAPLNEIVGICKRYEEKFEEGIITVVDDSHGVGAFGKTGRGTEEVTGTKADIHIATLGKALGVNGGYVVSSETVIDYLRETAPFYIFSNPITPSEAAAAMKSLDILDSPHGLKLLEKLRTLTRQLEEGLKDLGYEIIPGEHPIVPLMIRDTKKTSRLVKHLFENGILATGLNFPVVPKGDEEIRFQVSANHTVEDIDYVLGVLKRFS
- a CDS encoding L-threonine 3-dehydrogenase; the protein is MKRILVTGATGQIGSELVPVLRDKYGRDNVVAAGHRRKPDDAFIDSGPYEIIDTTDDEAISALVKRYSIDTIYHLAALLSAKAEENPQLAWHVNMNGLQTVLEVSRHSHCMLFFPSSIGAFGPSTPPDNTPQVTIQRPNTLYGITKVAGELLCDYYVKKYDMDVRGVRFPGLISYKTPPGGGTTDYAVEIFYAAVKNEPYRCFLKEGTRLDMMYMPDAIRAVIELMEADAGMLTHRNAYNITAMSFTPEQLYDSIKKELPDFSMTYEVDPIRQEIADSWPHKMDDSAARAEWGWQPEYDMESMTKDMIEQLKKENSNVT
- a CDS encoding Sir2 family NAD-dependent protein deacetylase; its protein translation is MKKIMILSGAGLSAESGIHTFRDHDGLWENHDVMKVCSTQGWIEDHKYVTRFYNERRRDLEFKEPNPAHKVLAQLEHDYRGRLIHLTQNIDNLMEKAGAKDVIHLHGTLTDLRCEACTETFNVGYAPQEGNEYCPHCGNTRVRHNVVMFGEAAPEYSHIQEAIRHSTLFIAIGTSGTVIDIVPIAKEFKHSILIDPKRHGTASKFDPHTYIDEYFEHFIQKKAGEAMDDMMAIIKDHMDGRL
- a CDS encoding Ig-like domain-containing protein, which encodes MRQKLGKYIFLISVLIFQTLILTGCGDEEKDVEVPMNSVDVMVHDFERKNYSEGVEPYELVKYPTHGTVKIVPGTITRKICFNPYGCSGGGDNVDFDVYKVLYTPTTDYIGEDSIQLTENSYDDNLNKTSITTTININVIKSNLTRGNYNNAPMADDKNITVDYETPTDFKLTGSDKDNDTFTFVIETNTSNGNIVLIDETTGDVTYTPNQGYSGPDHFTFKVVDENQASSNIADVNITVKDLCDMDPTATGCPLDPCVINNPLTTPGCPGYDPCLVDPTATGCPLDPCILDPFSQACQDSISNNL